The sequence below is a genomic window from Methylotuvimicrobium alcaliphilum 20Z.
TATTGAGCACATCATTACTCGAAATAGCCGACAATACCTTACGGTCGATACTGATTTTATGCGTGGTATAAACCATCGGCGAGTTCTCAAAATCCAATGATTCCATTTTTGCCTTCTCCAACAGCGCGCATGAAATCAAACTACATGGAAAAATTTCAGGGAAAATCGCCGTATCCGTTAGATCATCAAAATAAAGACGTTGATCCGCCAAAGAGCCGCACAGAAAATTTTTCGCATTACTGACATTCATAAACTTACGCTTCAGAAAAAAACCGCTCGGCGTCAAAAAACTGCGGTCCTGATAACGATTTAAGTCATCGAATTGAACAGATTCCGGGTTATTTAAAAACAGCGGCGCGGGCGATTCTTTTTTATAGCCCACCAAAGCCAATTGACCGTCGGCTTTCACGCTGACGCGATGACTGAGAATGACGTCACCATTCGGATTGAATTGAGGCTTCTTGATATCAATATCAACCGCCTGCCCGGGCTTAACCGCATTAACGAAGGAAAATTGATAGTTACTAAAACGTAAATTGTATTCGTCAATCAATTCATTTTCGTTAGTACCTTGCCGGTAGCGCACAAACTCGTGCTCGATCATCGACTCCAATTGAAACCCCAAAGCGATCGGCCCTTTAAACGGATTATTCCGAATCCGCCGCCAATATTCCGCATCATGGAATAAATTAAAATCGTCGGTAGCATTACGAACGACATCGATGTGGATCTGTTGAAAGACCTTGGGGTTAGCGGCTGTATGTAACATTGAAAATAGTTTTCCCTTATCTGTCTGTAAATCAGCGTAAGACGAACAATTCGTAACCGAAAGCAACGATCAATTTACTTCCTATCCAGACACATTAAAATGGGCGGGAGGAATAACAAATCCATGAACAAAGCAATTCCTATTGTAATTGCCGTTAATAAACCCATATCCGAATTCACTGTAAAATGTGAAAAACTCAAGACAGCGAACCCACTAATTAAAACCACCGAAGTGACCCACATAGCACTGCCTACCGTTGAAAAAGCATAACGCACCGCCTCATCACAGGAGGCCTCTCGCTCAACCCTAGCATGACGATATTTACTGATGAAATGCACAGTATCATCAACGACAATTCCCAACGTCATTCCCGTCACAATCGACAAACCGAGCCCAACATTCCCATCTATCAAAGCCCAAACGCCAAATGCAACACCGGCAGGCGCTAAGTTTGGCACTAAGCTCAACAAACCTAATTTAAACGACCGAAATGCGCCAACCAAAATGAAGGAAATCAACACCAATGCCAACACTGTCCCTCCCATCATGCTGACAATATTCCGCTTGCCAATATGAGAAAACATTAAAACCGGGCTAGCGACTTCGGCATCTATATCAGGCATATTAGTTTTTAACCAATTATGCAAACGCGATTCCACAACTAACATTTCATTTGAGCTCAGGCTTTTCAATGTTGCAATCATCCGAGTTCCGGATTTATCAATGTTAACTTGGTCATTTAAATCTAAACCGTACGGCAAGGACATTTCATACATCAACAAATATTGTGCCGCCAAATCCCGTGCAGCCGGCAGTTTATATTCGTCCTGACTACCGTCGTGCATATTCTGATTCAAACGCTTAAAGGTATCTGTAATACTATTTACATGCAACACTTCGGGCTGTTGCTGCAACCATTGACTCAATTGTTCAACTTTTTCCAAAACAAGGGGTTCATTCAAGCCACCTTCTTCACTGACCGATAAAGCAATCTCGATAGTATAAAACCCGCCCATTTCCTGATCGAGAAAATCGGTAGCGCGCCTAAATTCGACTGTTTCATCGAAATACTTGACGAACTCGTCATTCAACTCATTCAGCGTCACCATTGACGTCAATATCAGCACCAACCCGCCGTTGACTACCAAAAGAAACTTGCGCCGCCGAATAACCCACAGAGCCAATTTGTCCATCCAATTTTGTTTTGATGCATCACAGAGCTTTACCCGCACAGGCAAAATCATCATTATTGCTGGCAAGATAGTCATTGTTAACAAAAAGGCAACAAGTACCCCGCAAGCCACAATATTACCCAAATCCCTAAAAGGCGGCGCATCACTAAAATTCATGCTTAAAAACCCGATCGCAGTTGTGACGCTCGTTAACAACATGGGCTTAAAATTGATTTTCAAACTATCTAACAGTGCTTGTTTTTTAGCCTGCCCTTGCCTCATATTCTGAAGCATCGCCACTAAGAGATGAACACAATCAGCCACAGCCATTGTCATGATGATGGTAGGCGCCGTTACCGATACCGGTGTAATCGGCCAACGCAACCATCCGAAAAAACCCATAACCGCCAATAGGGAAAAAATGATAAGCAAAATCGAACCGAAGGTTGCGCTAAAGGAGCGCAAGGAAAGTAGCAATACCAATATAATCATGCCGTACATAATCGGCGTCATCTTTTGACTATCAGCCAATGTCGACTCGACAAACGCATTATTCATCATTACCATGCCGGTCAAATGAATCTCAAGCTTCGGGTACAAAGACTTAATTTCCTCGGCCATGACACGTGCCGCCGCCGCCACCTCGGTAACTTCCATCGGGTCTAATTCGGGTAACTGAACAGTCACATTCACACCCGCGACATGCCCCTGTCGAGACACCAAACGGTTTACTAATAAGGGTTCATTGAGCGCGATTTTTTTAATTTCGCCTAAGTCGCTACTACTGATATCACTGGGATCCAGCACTAAATCAGCAACGACCAACTCGCCATCCGAGATGCTCGTGTGTTGAAAATTTGTAATCGAATCGACTCGACTCGAAAATGGCAGTTGCCATGCTTTTTCGATTAATAGCGCAATTGCCGACAACACCTCCGGAGTAAAAACATCATTACCGGACGGCGCGATTACAAACAACACATTATCGCTTTTGTTATAAGTCGACTGAATTTTATCGAACGCCAGCAATTGAGGATTGTCTTCGCCGAATAAAGACCGGTAATCGTTATCGAACGTCAAGCGGGGCATCCCTAGCGCCGAAATAAGCACGATAACAAAACAAAATACTACCGTTATCCAAGGACGCTCGACTATAAACAACATCGACCGCGATACGCTTGTGTCATTGCGCATGCTCAAATTCTCCTAAACATTTCAAAAAACGAACCGATTTCTACTAAAGGCCTATACCCGCCGGGAAACAGACTTCAGAGCCTTGGACAGCTTAACGCAAATAGTAATCTTCATTTGGGCATGGCGTAATATTTCAACGATACACAATAGATTAGTCGAAACTGAAAACGCCAATACATCATTCTACCCCAAGCAATTGTTTCAGCCGCCAAAACATCAAGCGCTGCAACGGGTTTCGATTGCCGCCGGGTCGCCAAGTTTTTTTCAACTGATTACGATAGGCATCGAAATGCAAACCCCAAGGCGCGCAAATAACATCGCCTCGATTTAGTAGAATTTTCAATACATTCGTACAAGCCACGCCGGCAGCCAACTCAATACCCATCGGCGTCGACGGCACTTTTTTCTTCAAAAAATTCACTGAAGTCCGCTCTACCAGGTATTTCCTTTGCATCACAGTCGGCGATACGCCGATTACAAAACGCATGATTTTCTCTTCAAACGAATAACCATCCAGTGCAAAATATTGCTCGAAACTCATTTTCCCCGGCATGAAAACCAGCATCGCCGTCCCCATACCCATCGGCGCGGCGGTAATCGTCGGAATCCCCAACTCATAACAACGCGCGAATACGGCACGCCGGATTTCCAACGCAAAGATATCCAAACTATCGACGTAAATATCGACATCCCTTAAAAAGTCATCCAGATTTTCAAGCGTAATGCCTTGCTTGAAATTGACGATTTCGGTCTCCGGGTTGATATCTCGAATCGTCCGTTCCATGACTTCCGATTTCGGTTGACCCAAAGTACTCATGGACGCGCCGTATTGGCGGTTAAAATTGGCAAGCTCGAAGGTATCCAAGTCGGAGATGTGGAAACGGCCTACCCCCATCCTTGCCAATACAATCAAATGACTCCCTCCGACACCGCCTAAACCGCCGACAGCAACTTTTTTATTTTTTAGCAGCTTGAATTCTTCTCGCGTCACCCAACCGATATTGCGGGAAAAAGCTTCGTCATAATTGAATTCGACCATAATTATCCCCTATTTCCCCTCATCTTGCGGCGGTGTCAAAAAATTTAACACTGCCCGATTAAAATATTCCGCCTGCTCTAATTGCGGAAGATGGCCGGACTTATCAAGCATATGCCATTCCGCTACCGGCAGCATTGCCTTAAATTGTAGACCTATTTCAACAGGACTACTCTTGTCGTGCTACCCCCACATCAACAGGGTCGGAATTGAAAATGACACAAGCTAATCTCTTGCTCCAATGTATTGGGAAAATCACTACGCATGACAGACAAAATCTGACGCGTCGTTCCTGCTATCCGATGGCTCCAAAACAAACGCTCAAACACGGCATCAGTCAAAACATACCTATCGTATATAAAAATAATCG
It includes:
- a CDS encoding efflux RND transporter permease subunit, which gives rise to MLSAIALLIEKAWQLPFSSRVDSITNFQHTSISDGELVVADLVLDPSDISSSDLGEIKKIALNEPLLVNRLVSRQGHVAGVNVTVQLPELDPMEVTEVAAAARVMAEEIKSLYPKLEIHLTGMVMMNNAFVESTLADSQKMTPIMYGMIILVLLLSLRSFSATFGSILLIIFSLLAVMGFFGWLRWPITPVSVTAPTIIMTMAVADCVHLLVAMLQNMRQGQAKKQALLDSLKINFKPMLLTSVTTAIGFLSMNFSDAPPFRDLGNIVACGVLVAFLLTMTILPAIMMILPVRVKLCDASKQNWMDKLALWVIRRRKFLLVVNGGLVLILTSMVTLNELNDEFVKYFDETVEFRRATDFLDQEMGGFYTIEIALSVSEEGGLNEPLVLEKVEQLSQWLQQQPEVLHVNSITDTFKRLNQNMHDGSQDEYKLPAARDLAAQYLLMYEMSLPYGLDLNDQVNIDKSGTRMIATLKSLSSNEMLVVESRLHNWLKTNMPDIDAEVASPVLMFSHIGKRNIVSMMGGTVLALVLISFILVGAFRSFKLGLLSLVPNLAPAGVAFGVWALIDGNVGLGLSIVTGMTLGIVVDDTVHFISKYRHARVEREASCDEAVRYAFSTVGSAMWVTSVVLISGFAVLSFSHFTVNSDMGLLTAITIGIALFMDLLFLPPILMCLDRK
- a CDS encoding ThiF family adenylyltransferase, with protein sequence MVEFNYDEAFSRNIGWVTREEFKLLKNKKVAVGGLGGVGGSHLIVLARMGVGRFHISDLDTFELANFNRQYGASMSTLGQPKSEVMERTIRDINPETEIVNFKQGITLENLDDFLRDVDIYVDSLDIFALEIRRAVFARCYELGIPTITAAPMGMGTAMLVFMPGKMSFEQYFALDGYSFEEKIMRFVIGVSPTVMQRKYLVERTSVNFLKKKVPSTPMGIELAAGVACTNVLKILLNRGDVICAPWGLHFDAYRNQLKKTWRPGGNRNPLQRLMFWRLKQLLGVE